One window of Palaemon carinicauda isolate YSFRI2023 unplaced genomic scaffold, ASM3689809v2 scaffold1982, whole genome shotgun sequence genomic DNA carries:
- the LOC137635918 gene encoding uncharacterized protein: MASSDETVQNSAPDENSGTTVDIRTLKNKLRSSLGNQQISGIATALALPAPQVPKFTGDLLEYSDFILAFDTRISSRTASSSDRLYYLLQHTDGEPKDLISSCIYMQADQGYSRARQLLQQEYGDPYKVSLAYLKQLNEWKPIKPDEGKCHPTAMHIDGFKLPWRSDYSDRSSYSQNRTEESSQNPPDTATSNVISHDSSMVLQAIIPVRIKQRGTNREVLTYALYDPGSTGCFLSEELKDDLQASGVQTNLRLKTMHGESIVKSYLVQDLVVSDINSQNGILLPKTYSRQEIPVSHDQIPRPELLRRWPYLHDVAKLIPEIMPEIDIGLLIGSNCPLAMEPLKIISTDGKGPFALQYRHGWTVSSPVEDNSVTSTHRVNSNRIVTEDIEQATEILSPNRILNILESDFIDSRVARYPGEKGLSPEDTTFLKKAESNVVFKDGHFEIPLPFRNQNLMVPNNKILAIKRALYQKKKMQKDPKYHSDYVNFIDKILENDYAERIPDSLLTAKSGHVWYLPHHGVYNQRKPDKIRVVFDCSAKFNGISLNDQLLQGPDLTNSLIGVLTRFREHPIAFTCDVESMFYQVKVPKHQYNHLRFLWWPNGDISKELEEYWMKVHLFGAVSSPSIANYALRRVADEGSNLSSEVAHTIKRNFYVDDCLKSVPSATEASSLIAELTAACRGCGFRLCKFTSNDVSVLNTIPADDRSKELKTRDINYDPLPTEHALGILWVVETDTFGFSVLLPDKPLTRRGILSIVSSIYDPLGFAAPFVLLAKQILQDLCKETNLAWDDEVPDDYQRRFKQWISEVPNLQKITIPRCLKLPQQAKDTTFQMHVFSDASTSGYGAVAYLTSNEGGCSKTSFLIGKARVVPLKATSIPRLELTAAAVAVNLGQKMTLELDLHLNEICYYTDSTTVLYYIRAERKRFPVFVANRVRQIRDFSSANQWKYVSTDLNPADIASRGVSSAISSDMTRWLEGPDFLNMPASECPAKMHPSSEPQVTEEDLMSLVTTTTSEEGSPFMTLITYFSRWERLKRAVAVFIAFLAFLQNKEQTINFRTTQIMQKAEKAIVCFIQKITFANEVEKLKKTTTKEDKREHSLPKTSTIFRLDPVLIDGTLRVGGRLSKAAMDSDVKHPMLLPQHSHVTTLIVRDAHEKLGHAGRNHTIAAIRERFWIVSINSAVRRQLHK, from the exons cagcagattagtggtatcgccacagctctagctttgcctgcaccgcaagttcccaagtttaccggTGATCTTCTGGAATACAGTGACTTCATACTGGCGTTTGACACCAGGATCTCCTCTAGAACAGCCAGCAGCAGCGACAGACTTTACTACCTTCTACAGCATACAGACGGTGAGCCTAAGGACCTCATCAGCAGCTGTATATACATGCAGGCAGACCAAGGATATAGTCGGGCAAGACAGTTGCTACAACAAGAGTATGGTGATCCTTATAAAGTATCCCTGGCATACTTGAAACAACTAAACGAGTGGAAGCCGATAAAACCAGACGaagggaaat gtcatcctacggccatgcatatagatggcttcaaactaccttGGAGGTCGGACTACTCGGACAGATCTTCATATTCTCAAAACCGTACAGAGGAATCCAGCCAAAACCCTCCAGATACCGCTACCAGCAACGTTATTTCTCATGACTCCTCCATGGTTCTTCAAGCAATAATACCTGTTCGTATAAAGCAGAGGGGGACCAACCGAGAAGTTCTCACCTACGCCCTCTATGACCCAGGAAGCACAGGGTGCTTCCTATCAGAAGAACTGAAAGATGACTTGCAAGCTTCCGGTGTTCAAACAAATCTGCGTCTGAAAACTATGCATGGGGAAAGCATAGTCAAAAGCTACCTTGTCCAGGATCTCGTCGTCAGTGATATAAACAGCCAGAACGGTATACTGCTTCCAAAAACGTATTCCAGACAAGAAATTCCAGTGAGCCATGATCAAATACCCCGTCCAGAACTGTTACGACGCTGGCCATATCTTCACGACGTGGCAAAATTGATTCCTGAAATAATGCCAGAAATAGACATCGGTCTactgattggcagtaattgcccactagcaatggagcctctgaaaatcatatcaacagACGGCAAAGGCCCATTCGCTCTGCAGTATCGTCACGGATGGACAGTCAGCTCCCCGGTAGAAGACAACAGCGTAACGTCTACACATCGAGTAAACAGTAATCGCATTGTGACCGAGGACATTGAGCAGGCTACTGAAATTCTCTCCCCAAACAGAATACTGAATATTCTGGAAAGTGACTTTATTGATAGCCGGGTAGCAAGGTATCCTGGAGAGAAAGGATTGTCTCCAGAGGACACTACATTCCTGAAGAAGGCTGAAAGCAATGTCGTGTTTAAAGACGGTCACTTTGAGATCCCTCTCCCTTTCAGGAATCAGAACTTAATGGTGCCAAATAATAAGATCCTTGCAATCAAACGAGCACtctatcaaaagaagaaaatgcaaaaggATCCCAAGTACCACTCCGACTACGTCAACTTCATTGACAAAATACTCGAGAATGACTATGCTGAACGTATCCCAGACTCCCTGCTCACAGCCAAATCTGGACATGTGTGGTACCTGCCCCATCATGGAGTGTACAATCAAAGAAAACCAGATAAAATTAGAGTGGTGTTTGACTGTAGTGCAAAATTCAATGGAATATCCTTAAACGATCAGTTGCTGCAAGGGCCTGATCTCACCAATTCTCTGATAGGTGTTCTAACCAGATTCAGAGAACACCCGATAGCCTTCACTTGTGACGTGGAGTCTATGTTCTACCAAGTGAAAGTACCCAAACACCAATACAACCATCTCAGATTCCTCTGGTGGCCAAACGGTGACATATCAAAAGAACTCGAAGAGTACTGGATGAAGGTACACCTGTTCGGCGCAGTGAGCTCACCAAGTATCGCCAACTACGCACTTAGACGTGTCGCAGATGAAGGAAGCAACTTAAGTTCAGAAGTCGCCCATACAATTAAACGGAACTTTTACGTCGATGACTGTCTAAAGTCTGTACCCAGTGCCACCGAAGCCAGTTCTCTGATTGCGGAACTGACTGCCGCCTGCCGGGGCTGTGGATTCAGACTGTGTAAATTTACTAGTAATGACGTCTCTGTCCTAAACACAATCCCAGCTGACGATCGATCAAAAGAGTTAAAGACAAGAGACATCAATTATGACCCTCTGCCTACCGAGCACGCCCTCGGAATACTTTGGGTCGTCGAAACAGACACATTTGGCTTCTCAGTGTTGTTGCCAGACAAACCACTGACAAGAAGAGGCATACTCTCCATAGTATCATCCATCTATGACCCCCTTGGTTTTGCTGCTCCATTTGTGCTGCTGGCAAAGCAAATACTGCAAGACCTCTGCAAAGAAACCAATCTCGCCTGGGATGACGAAGTGCCTGATGATTACCAGCGACGTTTCAAACAATGGATTAGTGAAGTCCCGAACCTTCAGAAGATAACAATCCCGAGATGTCTGAAGTTACCACAGCAAGCAAAAGATACGACTTTTCAGATGCACGTTTTCTCAGATGCCAGTACATCTGGGTATGGCGCTGTTGCATACTTAACCTCAAACGAGGGTGGATGTTCGAAAACTTCATTTCTCATCGGAAAAGCAAGGGTTGTTCCATTGAAAGCAACATCTATCCCACGGCTTGAACTCACAGCGGCTGCTGTAGCTGTAAATTTAGGACAGAAAATGACCCTTGAGCTTGATCTCCATCTCAACGAAATCTGCTATTACACAGATTCAACGACAGTCCTTTATTACATCAGAGCTGAGAGAAAGCGTTTTCCAGTGTTTGTGGCCAACAGAGTCCGTCAAATAAGAGACTTCAGCAGCGCTAACCAGTGGAAGTACGTTAGCACCGATTTGAACCCAGCAGACATTGCATCACGTGGAGTAAGTTCTGCGATATCGTCAGACATGACTCGTTGGCTGGAAGGTCCGGATTTCTTGAATATGCCGGCTTCAGAATGCCCTGCAAAGATGCACCCCAGCAGCGAACCGCAGGTTACAGAAGAAGACTTAATGTCTTTAGTTACTACAactacatcagaagaaggatcaccatttatgactttaatcacatatttctccaggtgggagagactgaagagagcagtagcagtattcatagcatttttggctttcttacaaaacaaagaacaaACTATAAATTTCAGGACCACACAGATCATGCAAAAGGCTGAAAAGGCAATCGTTTGCTTTATACAAAAGATCACCTTTGCAAACGAGGTcgagaaactcaagaaaacaaccacgaaagaagacaagagagaacactCGCTACCAAAAACAAGTACGATATTCCGTCTCGACCCAGTGCTCATCGACGGAACTCTGCGAGTGGGAGGACGCCTCTCGAAAGCAGCAATGGACTCCGATGTGAAACATCCTATGCTACTGCCACAACATTCGCACGTCACCACTCTAATCGTACGAGATGCTCATGAGAAACTTGGCCATGCGGGTAGAAATCACACCATTGCAGCAATTAGAGAACGCTTTTGGATTGTTTCAATCAACTCCGCTGTCCGACGTCAACTCCACAAAT